A region of Lathamus discolor isolate bLatDis1 chromosome 18, bLatDis1.hap1, whole genome shotgun sequence DNA encodes the following proteins:
- the UBXN11 gene encoding LOW QUALITY PROTEIN: UBX domain-containing protein 11 (The sequence of the model RefSeq protein was modified relative to this genomic sequence to represent the inferred CDS: deleted 2 bases in 2 codons), with protein sequence MPACLLGQRIQARQPPLMLEGTTLEKNTQGKTHTDMELESSLMQKITLLEQKIAEQAQEIQLKDRRIAELEEKMKTLQKEEDAPDSFTTEELEIRCLQLQFQVWQMERFLSDYGLIWVGERPEELEDVEFLKDEEELPGRSFWKPGEAVVPQHHIDFDLLLEKVKDLNLLAGEGISHIEHKPGGARLRQPEPLPLTLYQNGIVMFSGPFRPYEDPSTQQCLQDIMDGYFPSELQMRYPDGIPLQVTDRRDMVFQERHPPGSFPGHGQVVGHSKSSEAQETTQIPGPKASLEQLLNELSKPLKHTEEATGAHNSARAAQQGSEGVRSSKEILVETPRLPALERYRNSPAEEAEAPAPGVCTLRIKSESGEQTYIVKMLFTETIGDLRQHLARARGGDSDSYEIISTFPWRVYTDNSQSLQECGLTPNACLLLQRPLPARGLQTA encoded by the exons ATGCCAGCCTGCCTCCTAGGACAGAGAATCCAG GCAAGGCAGCCTCCCCTCATGCTCGAAGGA ACAACACTGGAAAAGAACACTCAGGGTAAAA CTCACACTGACATGGAGCTTGAATCCTCCCTGATGCAAAAAATCACTCTGTTGGAACAAAAAATAGCGGAGCAGGCGCAAGAAATCCAACTGAAG GATAGGAGGATTGCTGAGCTTGAAGAGAAGATGAAGACCCTTCAGAAAGAAGAAG ATGCTCCTGACTCATTCACAACAGAGGAACTGGAAATCAGGTGCCTTCAGCTGCAGTTCCAGGTCTGGCAGATGGAG CGGTTTCTGAGTGACTATGGTCTGATATGGGTTGGAGAGAGACCTGAAGAACTGGAAGATGTGGAATTCCTCaaggatgaagaggagctgcCAGGAAGGAGCTTCTGGAAGCCAG GTGAAGCAGTTGTTCCCCAGCACCACATTGATTTTGATTTACTCTTGGAGAAGGTGAAGGATCTGAACTTGTTGGCTGGAGAGGGCATCTCTCACATTGAGCACAAGCCTGGGGGAGCTCGGCTCAGGCAGCCAGAACCCCTCCCTCTCACGCTGTATCAGAATGGGATTGTCATGTTCAGTGGACCCTTTCGGCCCTATGAGGACCCATCCACACAG CAATGCCTACAGGATATTATGGATGGCTATTTCCCTTCGGAGCTGCAGATGCGTTACCCTGATGGCATCCCATTGCAG GTCACTGACAGAAGGGACATGGTATTTCAGGAGAGACACCCTCCAGGGAGTTTTCCTGGTCACGGCCAAGTGGTTGGCCATTCAAAATCAAGTGAGGCGCAGGAAACCACCCAGATCCCAG GTCCCAAAGCCTCCCTGGAACAGCTTCTCAATGAGCTTTCCAAGCCCTTGAAACACACAGAAGAGGCAACTGGTGCCCACAACTCagccagagcagcacagcag GGCTCTGAAGGGGTGCGCAGCAGCAAAGAGATCCTGGTGGAGACacccaggctgcctgccctGGAGAGGTACAGGAACAGCCC GGCTGAAGAGGCTGAAGCTCCTGCCCCTGGTGTCTGCACTCTCCGCATCAAATCAGAGAGCGGGGAGCAGACGTACATCGTAAAGATGCTGTTCACAGAGACCATCGGGGACCTGCGCCAGCACCTCGCCCGTGCCAG GGGTGGAGACTCCGACTCATATGAGATCATCAGTACCTTTCCCTGGAGGGTGTACACGGACAACTCACAGAGCCTGCAGGAATGTGGCCTGACCCCCAACGCCTGCTTACTGCTACAGAGACCCCTGCCAGCAAGAGGGCTGCAAACAGCTTAA
- the CEP85 gene encoding centrosomal protein of 85 kDa isoform X1 translates to MAALEKQPDLRLQQNNPPDPSASQKSHFLETDWKTPMLSVKFQSRVSRSSSVADSGDGGIGTSCSDSTEDFCSSSNGSSFQPIKAQVTIPTAHVMPSTLGASPSKLCPAGDQSCLQNPSKPAMPGFAASEHTGLMRNGDFNSGKSSQVPPRDLLHLYRTSGENGFEQPWHPVSDHMRAEDTWKFDTPAIERTLNQSLFLDNLCTDPLHRFQKFNPNSGAAEAGKDHYKVLPESKQAAGANGVCEPQDGTWPSTNRLMPTGLQANNFYSKPVSPPSRAWMQDTCTLHPHERVCELSAWRQQLDKVRLQVEQMQLQNGGACHHPSMYSPSLPTPDPAQWINILNSNENLLKEKELLIDRQRQHISQLEQKVRESELQVHSALLGCPATYGDVYMLRMQELQRENTFLRAQFTEKTESLSKEKIELERKLAAAEVDAKLVRESLKETMQKHAEELKKQEERVKGRDKHINNLKKKCQKESEQNRERQQRIETLERYLADLPTLEDHQKQSQKLKESELKSTAMQETVLALETELGDVRAAFREQEVQLETQKHKELELLSTVRSLQDKVQQCVKNAERGAPAQDGERQKIENDSLKKECDRLRKIVDKQQKKAEQLSLQVKNLEEQVTQEEGTSQALKEEAVRRENALQQLRAAVKELSVQNQDLIEKNLTLQERLRQAELITQPLPAETARLAQDLHSELASCLQDLQSVYSIVTQRAQGKDPNLSLLLGIRSVQYSAKEKDDLLSPDGLAKKLVEVKQLHKEVEDLRTAISDRYAQDMGDNCITQ, encoded by the exons ATGGCTGCTCTGGAGAAACAGCCAGACCTGAGGCTCCAGCAGAACAATCCACCGG aTCCCAGTGCCAGTCAAAAGAGTCATTTCCTGGAGACTGATTGGAAAACACCTATGTTGTCTGTGAAGTTCCAGAGCCGTGTCAGCCGCAGTTCAAGTGTGGCCGACAGCGGGGATGGGGGCATTGGGACCTCCTGCTCAGACAGCACAGAAG ACTTTTGCAGTTCCAGTAACGGTTCCTCATTCCAGCCTATCAAAGCCCAAGTGACCATCCCAACAGCCCATGTTATGCCTTCTACTTTGGGTGCCTCACCCTCCAAGctgtgtcctgcaggagacCAGAGCTGTTTACAGAATCCATCAAAACCTGCTATGCCAGGGTTTGCTGCTTCTGAACACACAGGGCTCATGAGGAATGGAGACTTTAATTCTGGGAAGTCTTCTCAGGTGCCACCCAGGGATCTCCTGCACCTCTACAGGACTTCAGGGGAAaatggctttgagcaaccctgGCATCCTGTTTCGGATCACATGAGAGCAGAAGACACTTGGAAGTTTGACACCCCTGCCATTGAGCGCACACTTAACCAGTCTCTCTTTCTGGATAATTTGTGCACTGACCCTCTCCACAGGTTCCAGAAGTTCAACCCAAACTCTGGGGCAGCTGAGGCAGGAAAGGACCATTATAAGGTGCTGCCAGAGAGTAAGCAAGCAGCAGGGGCTAATGGAGTCTGTGAGCCCCAGGACGGAACGTGGCCAAGCACAAACAGACTGATGCCAACGGGACTCCAGGCCAACAATTTCTATTCAAAGCCTGTAAGTCCTCCATCTCGAGCATGGATGCAGGACACCTGCACACTACACCCACATGAGAGGGTCTGTGAGCTCAGTGCTTGGAGACAGCAGCTGGACAAAGTGCGATTGCAAGTAGAGCAAATGCAG TTACAAAATGGAGGTGCCTGCCACCATCCCTCCATGTATTCTCCTTCGCTGCCTACTCCTGATCCAGCTCAGTGGATCAATATCCTGAACTCCAATGAAAACCTACTCAAGGAGAAAGAGCTCCTCATTGATAG GCAAAGACAACACATCTCACAGTTGGAGCAGAAGGTCAGGGAAAGTGAACTACAAGTTCACAGTGCCCTGCTTGGCTGCCCAGCAACCTACGGAGATGTCTACATGTTGAGAATGCAG gagctgcagcgGGAGAACACATTTCTTCGAGCACAGTTCACAGAGAAGACTGAATCCCTCAGTAAGGAAAAGATTGAATTGGAGAGAAaactggctgctgcagaggtgGATGCAAAGCTGGTCCGGGAGTCACTGAAGGAAACTATGCAGAAACATGCAGAGGAGttaaaaaaacaggaagaaagg GTAAAGGGAAGAGACAAACACATTAATaaccttaaaaagaaatgccaGAAGGAATCTGAACAGAACAGAGAGAGACAACAGAGAATTGAGACCCTGGAACGATACTTGGCTGATCTACCAACCCTTGAGGACCACCAGAAACAGAGTCAGAAG CTGAAGGAATCTGAACTGAAGAGTACTGCTATGCAAGAAACAGTGCTGGCACTGGAAACAGAGCTTGGAGATGTCCGGGCTGCTTTCAGGGAGCAAGAGGTGCAGCTGGAAACCCAAAAACACAAGGAGCTGGAGCTTCTTTCTACTGTGCGCAG CTTGCAGGACAAGGTGCAGCAGTGTGTGAAGAATGCAGAGAGAGGAGCCCCTGCCCAGGATGGGGAGAGACAGAAGATAGAAAATGACTCTCTGAAGAAAGAATGTGACCGGCTCAGGAAG ATTGTggacaaacagcagaagaaggCAGAGCAGTTGTCCTTGCAAGTAAAG AACCTGGAAGAGCAGGTGACCCAGGAAGAGGGGACAAGCCAAGCTCTGAAAGAGGAGGCAGTGAGAAGAGAGAATGCGCTGCAGCAGCTCCGGGCCGCTGTGAAAGAG CTCTCAGTGCAGAACCAGGATCTCATTGAGAAGAACCTGACCCTTCAGGAACGGCTCCGTCAGGCAGAGCTAATAACCCAGCCACTGCCTGCTGAGACAGCCCGCTTGGCCCAAGACCTGCACAGCGAGCTGGCCAGTTGTCTGCAGGATTTGCAGTCTGTCTACAGCATTGTCACTCAGAGGGCCCAGGGCAAGGATCCCAATCTCTCTCTGCTCCTGGGAATTCGCT CTGTGCAGTACTCTGCTAAGGAGAAGGATGACTTACTGAGCCCTGATGGACTTGCAAAGAAACTGGTGGAGGTAAAACAGCTTCACAAAGAGGTGGAGGACTTAAGGACGGCAATATCTGACAGATATGCTCAGGACATGGGAGACAACTGCATCACCCAGTAA
- the CEP85 gene encoding centrosomal protein of 85 kDa isoform X2 — protein MPSTLGASPSKLCPAGDQSCLQNPSKPAMPGFAASEHTGLMRNGDFNSGKSSQVPPRDLLHLYRTSGENGFEQPWHPVSDHMRAEDTWKFDTPAIERTLNQSLFLDNLCTDPLHRFQKFNPNSGAAEAGKDHYKVLPESKQAAGANGVCEPQDGTWPSTNRLMPTGLQANNFYSKPVSPPSRAWMQDTCTLHPHERVCELSAWRQQLDKVRLQVEQMQLQNGGACHHPSMYSPSLPTPDPAQWINILNSNENLLKEKELLIDRQRQHISQLEQKVRESELQVHSALLGCPATYGDVYMLRMQELQRENTFLRAQFTEKTESLSKEKIELERKLAAAEVDAKLVRESLKETMQKHAEELKKQEERVKGRDKHINNLKKKCQKESEQNRERQQRIETLERYLADLPTLEDHQKQSQKLKESELKSTAMQETVLALETELGDVRAAFREQEVQLETQKHKELELLSTVRSLQDKVQQCVKNAERGAPAQDGERQKIENDSLKKECDRLRKIVDKQQKKAEQLSLQVKNLEEQVTQEEGTSQALKEEAVRRENALQQLRAAVKELSVQNQDLIEKNLTLQERLRQAELITQPLPAETARLAQDLHSELASCLQDLQSVYSIVTQRAQGKDPNLSLLLGIRSVQYSAKEKDDLLSPDGLAKKLVEVKQLHKEVEDLRTAISDRYAQDMGDNCITQ, from the exons ATGCCTTCTACTTTGGGTGCCTCACCCTCCAAGctgtgtcctgcaggagacCAGAGCTGTTTACAGAATCCATCAAAACCTGCTATGCCAGGGTTTGCTGCTTCTGAACACACAGGGCTCATGAGGAATGGAGACTTTAATTCTGGGAAGTCTTCTCAGGTGCCACCCAGGGATCTCCTGCACCTCTACAGGACTTCAGGGGAAaatggctttgagcaaccctgGCATCCTGTTTCGGATCACATGAGAGCAGAAGACACTTGGAAGTTTGACACCCCTGCCATTGAGCGCACACTTAACCAGTCTCTCTTTCTGGATAATTTGTGCACTGACCCTCTCCACAGGTTCCAGAAGTTCAACCCAAACTCTGGGGCAGCTGAGGCAGGAAAGGACCATTATAAGGTGCTGCCAGAGAGTAAGCAAGCAGCAGGGGCTAATGGAGTCTGTGAGCCCCAGGACGGAACGTGGCCAAGCACAAACAGACTGATGCCAACGGGACTCCAGGCCAACAATTTCTATTCAAAGCCTGTAAGTCCTCCATCTCGAGCATGGATGCAGGACACCTGCACACTACACCCACATGAGAGGGTCTGTGAGCTCAGTGCTTGGAGACAGCAGCTGGACAAAGTGCGATTGCAAGTAGAGCAAATGCAG TTACAAAATGGAGGTGCCTGCCACCATCCCTCCATGTATTCTCCTTCGCTGCCTACTCCTGATCCAGCTCAGTGGATCAATATCCTGAACTCCAATGAAAACCTACTCAAGGAGAAAGAGCTCCTCATTGATAG GCAAAGACAACACATCTCACAGTTGGAGCAGAAGGTCAGGGAAAGTGAACTACAAGTTCACAGTGCCCTGCTTGGCTGCCCAGCAACCTACGGAGATGTCTACATGTTGAGAATGCAG gagctgcagcgGGAGAACACATTTCTTCGAGCACAGTTCACAGAGAAGACTGAATCCCTCAGTAAGGAAAAGATTGAATTGGAGAGAAaactggctgctgcagaggtgGATGCAAAGCTGGTCCGGGAGTCACTGAAGGAAACTATGCAGAAACATGCAGAGGAGttaaaaaaacaggaagaaagg GTAAAGGGAAGAGACAAACACATTAATaaccttaaaaagaaatgccaGAAGGAATCTGAACAGAACAGAGAGAGACAACAGAGAATTGAGACCCTGGAACGATACTTGGCTGATCTACCAACCCTTGAGGACCACCAGAAACAGAGTCAGAAG CTGAAGGAATCTGAACTGAAGAGTACTGCTATGCAAGAAACAGTGCTGGCACTGGAAACAGAGCTTGGAGATGTCCGGGCTGCTTTCAGGGAGCAAGAGGTGCAGCTGGAAACCCAAAAACACAAGGAGCTGGAGCTTCTTTCTACTGTGCGCAG CTTGCAGGACAAGGTGCAGCAGTGTGTGAAGAATGCAGAGAGAGGAGCCCCTGCCCAGGATGGGGAGAGACAGAAGATAGAAAATGACTCTCTGAAGAAAGAATGTGACCGGCTCAGGAAG ATTGTggacaaacagcagaagaaggCAGAGCAGTTGTCCTTGCAAGTAAAG AACCTGGAAGAGCAGGTGACCCAGGAAGAGGGGACAAGCCAAGCTCTGAAAGAGGAGGCAGTGAGAAGAGAGAATGCGCTGCAGCAGCTCCGGGCCGCTGTGAAAGAG CTCTCAGTGCAGAACCAGGATCTCATTGAGAAGAACCTGACCCTTCAGGAACGGCTCCGTCAGGCAGAGCTAATAACCCAGCCACTGCCTGCTGAGACAGCCCGCTTGGCCCAAGACCTGCACAGCGAGCTGGCCAGTTGTCTGCAGGATTTGCAGTCTGTCTACAGCATTGTCACTCAGAGGGCCCAGGGCAAGGATCCCAATCTCTCTCTGCTCCTGGGAATTCGCT CTGTGCAGTACTCTGCTAAGGAGAAGGATGACTTACTGAGCCCTGATGGACTTGCAAAGAAACTGGTGGAGGTAAAACAGCTTCACAAAGAGGTGGAGGACTTAAGGACGGCAATATCTGACAGATATGCTCAGGACATGGGAGACAACTGCATCACCCAGTAA
- the SH3BGRL3 gene encoding SH3 domain-binding glutamic acid-rich-like protein 3, whose protein sequence is MPHARARRPHWSPQSHAGRWRGRPFSSSFPPSAGLSAGSGRDRSMSTLKVYSTSVTGSREIKSQQSEVTRILDGKNIKYELVDISQDNALREEMRAKAGNPKAIPPQIVNGDHYCGDYELFVEAVEQNTLQEFLKLA, encoded by the exons ATGCCGCATGCCCGAGCCCGCCGGCCCCATTGGTCCCCGCAGTCACATGCAGGGCGGTGGCGGGGCCGCCcgttctcttcctccttccctccctccgcCGGGCTGAGCGCAGGGAGCGGCCGCGATCGCAGCATGAGCACCCTCAAGGTTTACAGCACCTCGGTGACCGGCTCCCGGGAG ATCAAATCCCAACAGAGCGAAGTAACCCGAATCCTCGATGGGAAAAACATCAAGTACGAGCTGGTGGATATCTCCCAGGACAACGCTCTGCGGGAGGAGATGAGGGCAAAGGCCGGTAACCCCAAAGCCATCCCGCCCCAGATCGTCAACGGAGACCACTACTGCGGG GATTATGAGCTCTTTGTGGAAGCAGTGGAGCAAAACACCCTGCAGGAGTTCCTGAAGTTGGCCTGA